The segment GGCCAGGCCATGTCCGGCATCATCAACGTCAGAACGAAAGAAGGCGGCGCTACTTACCGCGGTTCGCTGGCCTACAAACGCGATTATTTTGGCAGCTTCGATCCCGGCACGCCGATCATCGGCACATTCAGCACAAAAAACAGCCACAGCTTTCGCACCGATGTTGCGGAGTTCAGCCTGAGCGGCCCGGAGCCGGTTACCAATCTCATTTTACCGGCGTTAGGTCTGCGCGTGCCCGGCACATTCAGCGTTTTTGGCAATTTGTATGCCTTGACCAGCGACACCTATTTGCGCACCAGCGCGCGCCAGCTCTATTCTTCAACGTTTCATGGCAAGACGTTCGCGCCACGCCAGGACAACAACTGGTCGGGCTTGCTCAAGTTGACGTGGAAAATCACGCCGACGCACAAATTGATGATCTCCGGCAATCAATCGGTTTCAATCAATCAAAACGAAAAATCGTTGCAAACAAATCTGGAATACGTGGAACCCAGCCCGGGCTATCCCTACGATTTCGAAAAAAATCTCGATAACTTTCAAACCTTCACCCATCTCAACAAGAATGTGGCGCTGTCGTGGACGCATACGCTGAACACGAAAACATTCTATGAAATCAAACTTTCGCGCTTTTTCACGAATTTGCGCAGCGATGTGAACGGCAAGCATTGGACGGAATACGAAGAACCGCAGGACATTGTCACGACGCCGATCGATTATTTTTATAACGCGGATAGCAGCATCGTTTCGGTATTTCCCGGCGACGGCTTTTGGGATTACGGCAATGGAGCCACCTGGCACGATCATTACGTCGATGAATACACGTTCAAATTCGATCTCAATCGCCACAGCGCCGACAACACGCACAAGCTCAAGGCCGGCTTTGAAACGCAATTCGCTGAGATGCAGATGATCGACATCTTCCGGCCCTGGTTCGGCGGCCTGGGTTTGAACAACGACATTTATCGCGTCAATCCGGCTTACGGCAGCATATACGCGCAAGATCAAATCAAATTCAAAGGCTTGATTGCCAACCTGGGGCTGCGTTTCGATTATTGGTTTCCCGGGAAATTCGTGGAGGATGCCGTCAACAATCCCGAAGTCGTAACGATCAGTGACGCCACGCGGCAGCAATTCAAAAACGAGACGCATAGTTTTTTCGGCCGGCGTTGGCGCGGCCGCGTCAGCCCGCGCCTGGGCATCTCGCATCCCATCACCGACAATCAAATGCTGTTCTTCTCCTACGGCCATTTTTCCAAGCGCCCGAAACCGCAATTTGTCTATGCCAAACTGGGCGAGAACAGCGCGAAGTCAACCTTTCAAAAATTCGGCAATCCCAATCTTGATTATGAAACCACCGTGGCCTACGAGTTCGGCGTGCGGCATAAATTCACCGAAAACGACGTGTTCACGGTTACGGCTTATTACAAAGATATTTTCGATTATGTCACGACGGTGAATTTCCGCGGCAGCGGCCGGCTCTCAGGCCGAACCTTCACCACCTATCTCAATCTCGATTATTCGCGCAGCCGCGGCCTCGAAGTCGAATATCGCAAGCGCGCCGGCGATTTTCTCACCGGCTCGATCAGCGGTTCGTATTCGCTCGCGACCGGCAAAAGTTCTTCGCCGGATGATGCGTTTTTGGTGGCGCAAGGCACGTTGAATGAAAAACCGATTACGGAAGATTATCTCATTTGGGATCGTCCCTGGCAGGTGAGCGCCGTGGCGAATTTCAATCTCGACAAAGGCGAAGGCCCGAAAGTTTTCGGCGTAAGAATTCCGGATAACTGGAATCTCAACTTGCGCGCCTTTGCGCAAGCGGGCAAGCGTTACACGCCATACTACTTCACCGGCACCACCTTGCTCAATGGCCGGCCCGAGTATGAAGATGATTTGGATCAAAACGGCGAATCAGATGATCCTTACGGTAAGCTGGCGGCAACCTGGTTTTGGGTTAATTTGAATTTTGAAAAGTATTTTCGGCTTGCGGGTTTGAGTTATACCTTTCAAATCGAGGTGGTGAATTTGTTCGATCGCAAAAACTCACAAATCATCAATCCGGTAACCGGACAGGCGTATGAGCTTGGCGATCCCACGCCCACGAGCTGGAACGATCCATTTTATCCCGACACGCAGGCACCGCTCGATCCGTTTCCGTTTAATCCGGCGAGATATTTGACGCAACGGAATGTCCGAGTGGGGTTGGTGATGAGGTTCTAGTCACAGCAGCTTGACTCAAACTGTGTGAATACCCAGTGGGAACGCGGGCTTCGACAGGCTCAGCCCGCGGGAACCAAGCTGTTTTGCAGAACCAGAATCTTCAGGGCCTGAAAATCACAGAAAGAATTTTGATGAAGACAACTGAATTGAAATACAACAAACGAGTCGCCGCCGGTGCAGCTTTGCTCGCGCTGGTGATCTTCATTCCCGCCGCGCGCGCCCAGCTTATTCCCATTCTCGGCAATCAGCGCGCGGGCACGGCCATGGCGCAATTTCTCAAAATCGGTGTGGGCGGCCGCGCCGTGGGCATGGGCGAGGCTTTTGTCGCGCTGGCAAACGATGCCTCCGCGTTGTATTGGAATCCCGCGGGCATTGCGCAGATGAACAAAAGCGAATTCATCTTCTCCCATGTGAACTGGCCGGTGGAGGTGAAGCATGAATTCGCCGGGTATGTTCATCGCCTGGGTGAATTGAACGCGCTGGGCATAAGCGTGACCGCGCTGCATACGGATGATTTCGAGGAAACCACGGTGTACCAGCCGCTCGGCACCGGCAACTTTGTTTCGTTCGGCGATCTTGCCGTGGGGCTTTCATTCGCGCGGCGCATGACCGATCGCTTCAGCATGGGCGTGACGCTCAAATATGTCGATGAAACACTGGCCGAATTGCACGCGCGCAATGTGTTCGTTGATTTCGGCACGTATTATTGGACCGGCTTTGGCACCTCGCGCTTTGCCATCTCGGTGTCGAATTTTGGCACGAATATCAAGCCCTCGGGCACGCTCTATTTTCGCGACGGCTCACAGACCAGCAGCTTTCAAGATTTTGCGCCGCCCACGATTTTC is part of the Cytophagia bacterium CHB2 genome and harbors:
- a CDS encoding TonB-dependent receptor, whose amino-acid sequence is GQAMSGIINVRTKEGGATYRGSLAYKRDYFGSFDPGTPIIGTFSTKNSHSFRTDVAEFSLSGPEPVTNLILPALGLRVPGTFSVFGNLYALTSDTYLRTSARQLYSSTFHGKTFAPRQDNNWSGLLKLTWKITPTHKLMISGNQSVSINQNEKSLQTNLEYVEPSPGYPYDFEKNLDNFQTFTHLNKNVALSWTHTLNTKTFYEIKLSRFFTNLRSDVNGKHWTEYEEPQDIVTTPIDYFYNADSSIVSVFPGDGFWDYGNGATWHDHYVDEYTFKFDLNRHSADNTHKLKAGFETQFAEMQMIDIFRPWFGGLGLNNDIYRVNPAYGSIYAQDQIKFKGLIANLGLRFDYWFPGKFVEDAVNNPEVVTISDATRQQFKNETHSFFGRRWRGRVSPRLGISHPITDNQMLFFSYGHFSKRPKPQFVYAKLGENSAKSTFQKFGNPNLDYETTVAYEFGVRHKFTENDVFTVTAYYKDIFDYVTTVNFRGSGRLSGRTFTTYLNLDYSRSRGLEVEYRKRAGDFLTGSISGSYSLATGKSSSPDDAFLVAQGTLNEKPITEDYLIWDRPWQVSAVANFNLDKGEGPKVFGVRIPDNWNLNLRAFAQAGKRYTPYYFTGTTLLNGRPEYEDDLDQNGESDDPYGKLAATWFWVNLNFEKYFRLAGLSYTFQIEVVNLFDRKNSQIINPVTGQAYELGDPTPTSWNDPFYPDTQAPLDPFPFNPARYLTQRNVRVGLVMRF
- a CDS encoding UPF0164 family protein, with product MKTTELKYNKRVAAGAALLALVIFIPAARAQLIPILGNQRAGTAMAQFLKIGVGGRAVGMGEAFVALANDASALYWNPAGIAQMNKSEFIFSHVNWPVEVKHEFAGYVHRLGELNALGISVTALHTDDFEETTVYQPLGTGNFVSFGDLAVGLSFARRMTDRFSMGVTLKYVDETLAELHARNVFVDFGTYYWTGFGTSRFAISVSNFGTNIKPSGTLYFRDGSQTSSFQDFAPPTIFRIGFATEIVNQAEHKVTTALQLNHPNDNAENLNLGAEYWWRNALALRGGYRTNVDEETFTFGAGVALPLKVFNLNLDFSYTEFGNLGSASRFTANLKL